A single genomic interval of Arachis duranensis cultivar V14167 chromosome 7, aradu.V14167.gnm2.J7QH, whole genome shotgun sequence harbors:
- the LOC107459355 gene encoding uncharacterized protein LOC107459355 isoform X2 — MVAQNLHNLTLLFALMCLVRSILQNPHIHIKLYFQEKPLRSTLTRRSSQEQLWLRSRQQEFKQQQQLVVDKIVAFEGRNLLSDEANKENLESHKPSSSLIKILETELECLPDYIKGLATWEEEIKEMEREQIREGIDEFGILYSELSDSNRSEGSNGSFAFLVLKLGMDGKPCKYA, encoded by the exons ATG GTGGCACAAAACTTGCATAATTTAACACTTTTATTTGCCTTGATGTGTCTTGTCCGGAGCATTCTACAAAATCCTCACATACATATAAAGCTTTAT TTTCAAGAAAAACCACTCCGATCTACTTTAACTCGAAGATCGTCTCAAGAGCAGCTATGGCTACGTTCCAG GCAACAAGAGTTTAAGCAGCAGCAGCAACTTGTGGTAGACAAAATAGTGGCATTTGAGGGGAGGAATTTATTATCTGATG AGGCAAACAAGGAGAATTTAGAGTCACATAAACCTTCCAGCTCTCTTATAAAGATATTGGAAACAGAACTTGAATGTCTTCCTGACTACATAAAGGGTCTAGCGACATGGGAG GAAGAGATAAAAGAGATGGAAAGGGAGCAAATCCGAGAAGgaattgatgagtttggaataTTGTATTCTGAATTAAGTGATTCTAACCGATCTGAAGGCAGCAATGGTTCTTTTGCATTCCTTGT GTTAAAATTGGGAATGGATGGGAAGCCCTGTAAATATGCCTAA
- the LOC107459266 gene encoding uncharacterized protein LOC107459266, with amino-acid sequence MASKESFVVLVHHRGSVNRKTRSGVKFTDKNPLCIVITSTTSYDDLVSAVLMKLGLEGAKRVKKFFYRIPVTVLQNTVKYDCFTINNDADLQVMFLCRRQFPEVRTPELLARLVDVVSSSGGSNRNTNTIANPAGSSSRPAVASSSVPVYEPVVQHVASPSFAVDLNATEGDEVVERENLPNALVGVAPVGVGDGFLDDEDEDDVEPDMIDDDSADDIGATGPALEVGGSSSGTQQYPPHFSSLDLDAMRHEGVLGHAVGFGARDAEGTTGLTEFQVGQQFQDKDEALLSVKTYSIRRGVQYKVVESDHRRYVGKCSEFGNGCIWEVKRYNGPHTCLATSISSDHRSLDYHVISVFIMPMVRADASVSIKVLLNATAAHFGFRPTYRRVWMAKQKSIALIYGDWDESYNDLPRWVLGVQLPMPGSVAVLKTSPVRVGGQVDESQAYFHRLFWTFPPCIEAFRHCKPLISIDGTHLYGKYGGTLLIAIAQDGNSNILPVAFALVEGENAESWSFFLSHLRQHVTPQPGLLVISDRHNGIKAALEAPDGGWLPPSAYRAFCIRHVATNFALTFKGKDARRLLVNAAYAKTEVEFDYWFDILRSEDPAMCEWANRIDYSLWTQHRDEGRRFGHMTTNISECVNSILKGVRNLPVASLVKATYCRLAELFVRKGREAEAQMGTGQQFSQHLVKCIEANMKTARCFTVTLYDRDNSEFTVAETTPTGSFSLGTYRVSLASRTCDCGYFLTTDPR; translated from the coding sequence ATGGCTAGTAAGGAGAGTTTTGTGGTTTTGGTGCACCACAGAGGATCTGTTAATAGAAAAACTCGTTCCGGAGTAAAGTTCACAGATAAGAATCCTCTATGTATTGTCATAACATCAACGACGAGTTACGATGACCTTGTTAGCGCTGTACTAATGAAGCTCGGTCTGGAGGGTGCGAAGCGGGTAAAGAAGTTTTTCTATCGCATTCCAGTCACGGTGCTACAGAATACGGTGAAGTATGATTGCTTCACGATTAATAATGATGCGGACTTGCAAGTAATGTTTCTCTGTCGGCGGCAGTTTCCGGAGGTGAGGACACCGGAGTTGTTGGCCCGGCTGGTTGATGTTGTATCCAGCTCCGGCGGTTCGAACAGGAATACGAACACTATAGCGAATCCAGCAGGTTCTAGTTCCCGGCCTGCCGTTGCTTCCTCGTCCGTCCCTGTGTACGAACCAGTGGTCCAACATGTCGCCTCCCCATCTTTCGCTGTTGACCTCAATGCCACCGAAGGCGACGAGGTAGTGGAAAGGGAAAATTTGCCGAACGCTTTAGTGGGAGTTGCACCTGTTGGCGTAGGAGACGGTTTTTTGGACGATGAAGACGAGGATGACGTCGAGCCGGATATGATTGACGATGATAGCGCTGATGATATTGGAGCGACTGGGCCTGCATTGGAGGTAGGTGGTTCTAGCTCTGGCACACAGCAGTATCCACCACATTTTTCCTCGTTGGACTTGGACGCCATGAGACATGAGGGGGTTTTAGGGCACGCTGTTGGATTCGGAGCTAGAGATGCGGAAGGGACTACTGGTCTGACAGAGTTCCAGGTGGGTCAGCAATTCCAGGATAAAGATGAGGCCCTTTTAAGTGTGAAGACTTACAGCATCAGGCGAGGGGTACAGTACAAGGTGGTGGAGTCCGATCACCGCCGGTATGTGGGCAAGTGTTCCGAGTTTGGGAACGGGTGCATTTGGGAGGTCAAACGGTACAATGGACCTCACACCTGCCTGGCCACATCCATCTCGAGTGACCACAGGAGTTTGGATTATCATGTGATTTCGGTGTTCATTATGCCAATGGTTAGGGCCGATGCATCCGTGAGCATCAAGGTGCTCCTGAACGCCACGGCAGCGCACTTTGGTTTTAGGCCGACTTACCGGAGGGTTTGGATGGCGAAGCAGAAATCTATTGCCCTCATATACGGTGACTGGGATGAGTCCTACAACGACCTGCCTAGGTGGGTCTTGGGTGTCCAGCTGCCGATGCCTGGGAGTGTTGCGGTACTGAAGACGAGCCCGGTTCGAGTTGGAGGACAGGTGGACGAATCTCAAGCGTACTTCCACAGACTTTTCTGGACTTTCCCGCCCTGCATCGAGGCATTCCGCCATTGCAAGCCGCTAATCAGCATTGACGGCACACATTTGTATGGGAAGTATGGGGGAACGTTGCTCATCGCGATTGCACAGGACGGGAACTCGAACATTCTACCTGTCGCATTCGCACTAGTAGAGGGTGAGAATGCAGAGTCCTGGAGTTTCTTTCTCTCGCACCTTCGACAGCACGTGACCCCGCAGCCCGGTCTGCTGGTTATATCGGACAGGCACAACGGCATCAAGGCTGCGCTTGAGGCTCCTGACGGCGGTTGGCTACCGCCATCTGCGTACCGTGCATTCTGCATACGACACGTAGCGACTAATTTTGCCCTAACCTTCAAGGGCAAAGACGCTAGGAGGCTACTAGTGAATGCGGCGTATGCGAAGACCGAGGTTGAATTTGATTACTGGTTTGATATCCTGCGATCTGAAGATCCGGCGATGTGTGAGTGGGCGAACCGGATTGATTACTCGTTGTGGACTCAGCATCGTGATGAGGGGCGGAGATTTGGTCACATGACGACAAACATCTCCGAGTGTGTGAACTCTATCCTGAAGGGGGTCAGAAATCTCCCTGTAGCATCCCTGGTGAAGGCAACATATTGTAGGCTTGCGGAACTGTTTGTTCGCAAGGGGAGAGAGGCTGAGGCCCAGATGGGAACAGGACAACAATTCAGTCAGCATTTGGTGAAGTGTATTGAGGCCAACATGAAGACGGCCAGGTGCTTCACGGTGACGCTGTATGACCGGGATAACTCCGAGTTCACTGTAGCAGAGACCACTCCGACTGGTTCTTTCTCCTTGGGTACTTACAGAGTATCACTTGCCTCTCGGACATGTGACTGCGGGTACTTCCTTACGACGGACCCACGGTGA
- the LOC107459355 gene encoding uncharacterized protein LOC107459355 isoform X6, with amino-acid sequence MFQEKPLRSTLTRRSSQEQLWLRSRQQEFKQQQQLVVDKIVAFEGRNLLSDEANKENLESHKPSSSLIKILETELECLPDYIKGLATWEEEIKEMEREQIREGIDEFGILYSELSDSNRSEGSNGSFAFLVDMKAMKIVLRCFVLL; translated from the exons ATG TTTCAAGAAAAACCACTCCGATCTACTTTAACTCGAAGATCGTCTCAAGAGCAGCTATGGCTACGTTCCAG GCAACAAGAGTTTAAGCAGCAGCAGCAACTTGTGGTAGACAAAATAGTGGCATTTGAGGGGAGGAATTTATTATCTGATG AGGCAAACAAGGAGAATTTAGAGTCACATAAACCTTCCAGCTCTCTTATAAAGATATTGGAAACAGAACTTGAATGTCTTCCTGACTACATAAAGGGTCTAGCGACATGGGAG GAAGAGATAAAAGAGATGGAAAGGGAGCAAATCCGAGAAGgaattgatgagtttggaataTTGTATTCTGAATTAAGTGATTCTAACCGATCTGAAGGCAGCAATGGTTCTTTTGCATTCCTTGT GGACATGAAAGCTATGAAGATCGTACTGAGATGCTTCGTCTTATTGTAG
- the LOC107459355 gene encoding uncharacterized protein LOC107459355 isoform X4 — protein sequence MVAQNLHNLTLLFALMCLVRSILQNPHIHIKLYFQEKPLRSTLTRRSSQEQLWLRSRQQEFKQQQQLVVDKIVAFEGRNLLSDEANKENLESHKPSSSLIKILETELECLPDYIKGLATWEEEIKEMEREQIREGIDEFGILYSELSDSNRSEGSNGSFAFLVSHGGNYLC from the exons ATG GTGGCACAAAACTTGCATAATTTAACACTTTTATTTGCCTTGATGTGTCTTGTCCGGAGCATTCTACAAAATCCTCACATACATATAAAGCTTTAT TTTCAAGAAAAACCACTCCGATCTACTTTAACTCGAAGATCGTCTCAAGAGCAGCTATGGCTACGTTCCAG GCAACAAGAGTTTAAGCAGCAGCAGCAACTTGTGGTAGACAAAATAGTGGCATTTGAGGGGAGGAATTTATTATCTGATG AGGCAAACAAGGAGAATTTAGAGTCACATAAACCTTCCAGCTCTCTTATAAAGATATTGGAAACAGAACTTGAATGTCTTCCTGACTACATAAAGGGTCTAGCGACATGGGAG GAAGAGATAAAAGAGATGGAAAGGGAGCAAATCCGAGAAGgaattgatgagtttggaataTTGTATTCTGAATTAAGTGATTCTAACCGATCTGAAGGCAGCAATGGTTCTTTTGCATTCCTTGT ATCTCATGGAGGCAACTATCTTTGCTGA
- the LOC107459340 gene encoding 60S ribosomal protein L10: MGRRPARCYRQIKNKPYPKSRFCRGVPDPKIRIYDVGMKKKGVDEFPFCVHLVSWEKENVSSEALEAARIACNKYMAKFAGKDAFHLRVRVHPFHVLRINKMLSCAGADRLQTGMRGAFGKPQGTCARVAIGQVLLSVRCKDSNSHHAQEALRRAKFKFPGRQKIIISRKWGFTKFSRADYLKFKQENRIVPDGVNAKLLGCHGPLANREPGRAFLQTSATA, translated from the exons ATGGGGAGGA GACCTGCGAGGTGTTATCGACAAATTAAAAACAAGCCATACCCCAAGTCACGGTTTTGCCGTGGTGTTCCTGATCCCAAGATCAGAATTTATGATGTAGGTATGAAGAAGAAGGGTGTGGATGAGTTCCCCTTCTGTGTCCACCTTGTTAGTTGGGAGAAGGAAAATGTCTCAAGTGAGGCACTGGAAGCTGCTAGGATTGCCTGCAACAAGTATATGGCTAAGTTTGCTGGAAAGGATGCTTTCCATTTGAGAGTGAGGGTTCATCCGTTCCATGTTCTTAGGATCAACAAGATGCTTTCATGTGCTGGAGCCGATAGGCTTCAAACTGGAATGAGAGGTGCATTTGGAAAGCCCCAGGGAACATGTGCTAGGGTGGCCATTGGGCAGGTCCTTCTTTCTGTTCGTTGCAAGGACAGTAACAGTCATCACGCACAGGAGGCTCTCCGCCGTGCTAAGTTCAAGTTCCCTGGTCGCCAGAAGATTATTATTAGCAGGAAGTG GGGATTCACCAAGTTCAGCCGAGCTGACTATCTGAAGTTTAAGCAGGAAAATAGGATTGTGCCTGATGGTGTGAATGCAAAG CTTCTTGGGTGCCATGGACCATTGGCTAACCGTGAACCTGGAAGAGCATTTTTGCAAACCAGTGCTACTGCTTAG
- the LOC107459355 gene encoding uncharacterized protein LOC107459355 isoform X3 has protein sequence MIGCHNCLVGSCFCVWQSLCCNSFSACLALSFPSKPISPSVQRYRGENLSFEWQQEFKQQQQLVVDKIVAFEGRNLLSDEANKENLESHKPSSSLIKILETELECLPDYIKGLATWEEEIKEMEREQIREGIDEFGILYSELSDSNRSEGSNGSFAFLVDMKAMKIVLRCFVLL, from the exons ATGATAG GTTGCCACAATTGCTTGGTTGGAAGCTGCTTCTGTGTGTGGCAGTCACTCTGTTGCAATTCCTTTAGTGCTTGTCTTGCTTTATCTTTTCCGTCTAAACCAATATCTCCGTCAGTACAAAGATACCGGGGAGAAAACTTGTCTTTTGAATG GCAACAAGAGTTTAAGCAGCAGCAGCAACTTGTGGTAGACAAAATAGTGGCATTTGAGGGGAGGAATTTATTATCTGATG AGGCAAACAAGGAGAATTTAGAGTCACATAAACCTTCCAGCTCTCTTATAAAGATATTGGAAACAGAACTTGAATGTCTTCCTGACTACATAAAGGGTCTAGCGACATGGGAG GAAGAGATAAAAGAGATGGAAAGGGAGCAAATCCGAGAAGgaattgatgagtttggaataTTGTATTCTGAATTAAGTGATTCTAACCGATCTGAAGGCAGCAATGGTTCTTTTGCATTCCTTGT GGACATGAAAGCTATGAAGATCGTACTGAGATGCTTCGTCTTATTGTAG
- the LOC107459355 gene encoding uncharacterized protein LOC107459355 isoform X8, which produces MIAASFSFPKQWLNRQQEFKQQQQLVVDKIVAFEGRNLLSDEANKENLESHKPSSSLIKILETELECLPDYIKGLATWEEEIKEMEREQIREGIDEFGILYSELSDSNRSEGSNGSFAFLVDMKAMKIVLRCFVLL; this is translated from the exons ATGATTGCTGCAAGTTTCTCATTTCCTAAGCAGTGGTTGAACAGGCAACAAGAGTTTAAGCAGCAGCAGCAACTTGTGGTAGACAAAATAGTGGCATTTGAGGGGAGGAATTTATTATCTGATG AGGCAAACAAGGAGAATTTAGAGTCACATAAACCTTCCAGCTCTCTTATAAAGATATTGGAAACAGAACTTGAATGTCTTCCTGACTACATAAAGGGTCTAGCGACATGGGAG GAAGAGATAAAAGAGATGGAAAGGGAGCAAATCCGAGAAGgaattgatgagtttggaataTTGTATTCTGAATTAAGTGATTCTAACCGATCTGAAGGCAGCAATGGTTCTTTTGCATTCCTTGT GGACATGAAAGCTATGAAGATCGTACTGAGATGCTTCGTCTTATTGTAG
- the LOC107459355 gene encoding uncharacterized protein LOC107459355 isoform X1, translated as MVAQNLHNLTLLFALMCLVRSILQNPHIHIKLYFQEKPLRSTLTRRSSQEQLWLRSRQQEFKQQQQLVVDKIVAFEGRNLLSDEANKENLESHKPSSSLIKILETELECLPDYIKGLATWEEEIKEMEREQIREGIDEFGILYSELSDSNRSEGSNGSFAFLVDMKAMKIVLRCFVLL; from the exons ATG GTGGCACAAAACTTGCATAATTTAACACTTTTATTTGCCTTGATGTGTCTTGTCCGGAGCATTCTACAAAATCCTCACATACATATAAAGCTTTAT TTTCAAGAAAAACCACTCCGATCTACTTTAACTCGAAGATCGTCTCAAGAGCAGCTATGGCTACGTTCCAG GCAACAAGAGTTTAAGCAGCAGCAGCAACTTGTGGTAGACAAAATAGTGGCATTTGAGGGGAGGAATTTATTATCTGATG AGGCAAACAAGGAGAATTTAGAGTCACATAAACCTTCCAGCTCTCTTATAAAGATATTGGAAACAGAACTTGAATGTCTTCCTGACTACATAAAGGGTCTAGCGACATGGGAG GAAGAGATAAAAGAGATGGAAAGGGAGCAAATCCGAGAAGgaattgatgagtttggaataTTGTATTCTGAATTAAGTGATTCTAACCGATCTGAAGGCAGCAATGGTTCTTTTGCATTCCTTGT GGACATGAAAGCTATGAAGATCGTACTGAGATGCTTCGTCTTATTGTAG
- the LOC107459355 gene encoding uncharacterized protein LOC107459355 isoform X5 — MVAQNLHNLTLLFALMCLVRSILQNPHIHIKLYMIAASFSFPKQWLNRQQEFKQQQQLVVDKIVAFEGRNLLSDEANKENLESHKPSSSLIKILETELECLPDYIKGLATWEEEIKEMEREQIREGIDEFGILYSELSDSNRSEGSNGSFAFLVDMKAMKIVLRCFVLL; from the exons ATG GTGGCACAAAACTTGCATAATTTAACACTTTTATTTGCCTTGATGTGTCTTGTCCGGAGCATTCTACAAAATCCTCACATACATATAAAGCTTTAT ATGATTGCTGCAAGTTTCTCATTTCCTAAGCAGTGGTTGAACAGGCAACAAGAGTTTAAGCAGCAGCAGCAACTTGTGGTAGACAAAATAGTGGCATTTGAGGGGAGGAATTTATTATCTGATG AGGCAAACAAGGAGAATTTAGAGTCACATAAACCTTCCAGCTCTCTTATAAAGATATTGGAAACAGAACTTGAATGTCTTCCTGACTACATAAAGGGTCTAGCGACATGGGAG GAAGAGATAAAAGAGATGGAAAGGGAGCAAATCCGAGAAGgaattgatgagtttggaataTTGTATTCTGAATTAAGTGATTCTAACCGATCTGAAGGCAGCAATGGTTCTTTTGCATTCCTTGT GGACATGAAAGCTATGAAGATCGTACTGAGATGCTTCGTCTTATTGTAG
- the LOC107459339 gene encoding WRKY DNA-binding transcription factor 70-like: MKKNTLCSENNDVSSKKKRIIIKELVQGQEAATQLKLLLQNPIGDTSLSAEELLGNVLTSFAETLSLLASNHSQEQPCRHDPSRSSADPSDDYSGGESHCMTPPKKVGRGCYKRRRTEHTWTTISPTADDNHAWRKYGEKEIQNSKFPRSYFRCSRKYDQNCRAIKHVQRTQENPCMYQITYIGMHTCKATPNDAPCLVMVDCKVPTIKQDTTPPPPSMLSDLKDIIEPYKPSIIMPPNMVSNDNANNVYPCPSSQCSDLGWI; this comes from the exons ATGAAGAAGAATACCCTTTGTTCTGAAAATAACGATGTCTCatcgaagaagaaaagaataataatCAAAGAACTTGTTCAAGGTCAAGAAGCTGCGACTCAGCtgaagcttcttcttcagaaccCCATTGGCGACACTTCTCTCTCAGCTGAAGAGCTTCTTGGCAATGTCCTTACTTCCTTCGCTGAAACCCTTTCTCTTCTTGCTTCTAATCATTCCCAGGAACAACCTTGTCGCCATGATCCGTCGCGGTCGTCGGCAGATCCCAGCGATGATTATTCCGGAGGAGAATCTCACTGTATGACTCCGCCCAAAAAAGTTGGAAGAGGCTGCTACAAAAGAAG GAGGACTGAACACACATGGACCACAATCTCTCCCACTGCAGATGATAATCATGCATGGAGGAAATATGGAGAGAAAGAAATTCAGAATTCTAAATTTCCTAG GAGCTACTTTAGATGCAGTAGAAAGTATGATCAAAATTGCCGGGCAATCAAACATGTGCAGAGGACACAAGAGAATCCTTGTATGTACCAAATCACATACATTGGCATGCACACGTGCAAAGCCACCCCTAATGATGCTCCATGTTTGGTCATGGTGGATTGTAAGGTACCAACTATAAAACAAGACActactcctcctcctccttctatgtTGTCAGATTTGAAGGATATTATTGAACCATACAAGCCTTCCATTATTATGCCACCAAATATGGTATCTAATGATAATGCAAACAATGTATATCCATGTCCAAGCTCTCAATGTTCGGATTTGGGGTGGATTTAG
- the LOC107459355 gene encoding uncharacterized protein LOC107459355 isoform X7 gives MATFQMIAASFSFPKQWLNRQQEFKQQQQLVVDKIVAFEGRNLLSDEANKENLESHKPSSSLIKILETELECLPDYIKGLATWEEEIKEMEREQIREGIDEFGILYSELSDSNRSEGSNGSFAFLVDMKAMKIVLRCFVLL, from the exons ATGGCTACGTTCCAG ATGATTGCTGCAAGTTTCTCATTTCCTAAGCAGTGGTTGAACAGGCAACAAGAGTTTAAGCAGCAGCAGCAACTTGTGGTAGACAAAATAGTGGCATTTGAGGGGAGGAATTTATTATCTGATG AGGCAAACAAGGAGAATTTAGAGTCACATAAACCTTCCAGCTCTCTTATAAAGATATTGGAAACAGAACTTGAATGTCTTCCTGACTACATAAAGGGTCTAGCGACATGGGAG GAAGAGATAAAAGAGATGGAAAGGGAGCAAATCCGAGAAGgaattgatgagtttggaataTTGTATTCTGAATTAAGTGATTCTAACCGATCTGAAGGCAGCAATGGTTCTTTTGCATTCCTTGT GGACATGAAAGCTATGAAGATCGTACTGAGATGCTTCGTCTTATTGTAG